A single region of the Eulemur rufifrons isolate Redbay chromosome 8, OSU_ERuf_1, whole genome shotgun sequence genome encodes:
- the LOC138390271 gene encoding LOW QUALITY PROTEIN: uncharacterized protein (The sequence of the model RefSeq protein was modified relative to this genomic sequence to represent the inferred CDS: deleted 1 base in 1 codon), with the protein MCHAHVYRGNQLFLLMQREEKQLEASLDALLSQVADLKNSLGSFIYKLENEYDRLTWPSVLDSFALLSGQLNTLNKVLKHEKTPLFRNQVIIPLVLSPDRDEDLMRQTEGRVPVFSHEVVPDHLRTKPDPEVEEQEKQLTTDAARIGADVAQKQIQSLNKMCSNLLEKISKEERESESGGLRPNKQTFNPADTNALVAAVAFGKGLSNWRPSGSSGPGQPGAGTILAGASGLQQVQMAGAPSQQQPMLSGVQMAQAGQPGKMPSGIKTNIKSASMHPYQRLVEKAYLVSCSLPLRPPATPSRPVAHLVCLPPAPLGSLCGRRSSLKERLSPGTPSSRKLGQRQTDGWSCWWASRPRAESGRTRAAIGRRQRAPAPGLAATSGRGGQRAGGKGWGVRAAELPAGTTARPCPRPATGPVLAGLLPRAAAQSAGAPRPARPSPFGDRKSAQQMRKWQADRLPWRLLSGPSPTSLPRSPPGHPLALPQNGHPTMSACEGRGDHWPRRKESCARPRAESLARMEAVVNVYQEMMKHADPRIQGYPLMGSPLLMTSILLTYVYFVLSLGPRIMANRKPFQLRGFMIVYNFSLVAFSLYIVYEFLMSGWLSTYTWRCDPVDYSNSPEALRMVRVAWLFLFSKFIELMDTVIFILRKKEGQVTFLHVFHHSVLPWSWWWGIKIAPGGMGSFHAMINSSVHVVMYLYYGLSALGPVAQPYLWWKKHMTAIQLIQFVLVSLHISQYYFMPSCNYQYPVIIHLIWMYGTIFFVLFSNFWYQSYTKGKRLPRVLQQNGAPGIAKVKAN; encoded by the exons ATGTGTCATGCCCATGTCTATCGGGGTAACCAACTGTTCCTGTTGATGCAGAGGGAGGAGAAGCAGCTTGAGGCATCCTTAGATGCACTGCTGAGTCAAGTGGCTGATCTGAAGAACTCACTGGGGAGTTTCATTTACAAGTTGGAGAACGAGTATGACAGGCTGACTTG GCCCTCTGTCCTGGACAGCTTTGCCCTGCTCTCTGGACAGTTGAACACTCTGAACAAGGTCTTGAAGCATGAAAAGACACCACTGTTCCGTAACCAGGTCATCATCCCTCTGGTGTTGTCCCCAGACCGAGATGAAGATCTCATG CGGCAGACTGAAGGCCGAGTGCCCGTTTTCAGCCATGAGGTAGTCCCTGACCATCTGAGAACCAAGCCTGACCCTGAGGTTGAAGAGCAGGAGAAGCAACTGACGACAGATGCTGCCCGCATTGGTGCTGATGTGGCTCAG AAGCAGATCCAGAGCTTGAACAAAATGTGCTCAAATCTTCtggagaaaatcagcaaagaagaGCGAGAATCAGAGAGTGGAG GTCTTCGGCCGAACAAGCAGACCTTTAACCCTGCAGACACCAATGCCTTGGTGGCAGCTGTTGCCTTTGGGAAGGGGCTGTCTAATTGGAGACCTTCAGGCAGCAGTGGTCCTGGCCAGCCAGGAGCTGGGACAATCCTTGCAGGAGCTTCAGGATTACAGCAGGTGCAGATGGCAGGAGCTCCAAGCCAGCAGCAGCCAATGCTCAGTGGGGTGCAGATGGCTCAAGCAGGTCAACCAG GGAAAATGCCAAGTGGAATAAAAACCAACATCAAGTCGGCTTCAATGCATCCCTACCAGCG GCTCGTGGAGAAGGCTTACCTGGTCAGCTGCTCGCTCCCGCTAAGACCTCCCGCCACCCCAAGTCGGCCCGTAGCACACCTAGTCTGCCTCCCGCCCGCCCCTCTGGGCTCACTCTGCGGGAGAAGGAGCTCTTTGAAGGAAAGATTGAGCCCTGGAACTCCCTCGAGCCGTAAGCTGGGCCAGCGGCAAACAGATGGGTGGTCCTGTTGGTGGGCCAGTCGCCCGCGGGCCGAGAGTGGGCGGACCCGGGCTGCCATCGGGAGGAGGCAGCGCGCTCCCGCGCCGGGCCTGGCCGCAACCAGCGGCCGGGGCGGGCAGAGAGcgggagggaaggggtggggagtcCGGGCTGCTGAGCTTCCTGCCGGGACCACggcccgcccctgcccccgccccgcgACCGGTCCTGTGCTGGCCGGCCTCCTGCCCCGGGCGGCCGCCCAATCAGCGGGCGCCCCCCGTCCGGCCCGCCCCTCCCCCTTTGGTGACAGAAAGTCAGCCCAGCAGATGAGGAAGTGGCAGGCAGACAGGCTG CCCTGGAGACTTCTCTCTGGCCCTTCTCCCACGAGCCTTCCTCGTAGCCCGCCTGGCCACCCGCTG GCCCTGCCCCAGAATGGGCACCCCACAATGTCTGCATGTGAGGGAAGAGGTGATCATTGGCCTCGGCGAAAAGAGAGCTGTGCCAGACCGAGGGCAG AGTCCTTAGCCAGGATGGAGGCCGTGGTGAACGTGTACCAGGAGATGATGAAGCATGCAG ATCCCCGGATCCAGGGCTACCCTCTGATGGGATCCCCCCTGCTAATGACCTCCATCCTCCTGACCTACGTGTACTTCGTTCTCTCTCTTGGGCCTCGCATCATGGCTAATCGGAAGCCCTTCCAGCTCCGTGGCTTCATGATTGTCTACaacttctcactcgtggcattcTCCCTCTACATTGTCTATGAG TTCCTGATGTCTGGCTGGCTGAGTACCTATACCTGGCGCTGTGACCCTGTGGACTATTCCAATAGCCCTGAGGCACTTAGG ATGGTTCGAGTGGCCTGGCTCTTCCTCTTCTCCAAGTTCATTGAGCTGATGGACACA GTGATCTTTATTCTCCGGAAGAAGGAGGGGCAGGTGACCTTCCTACATGTCTTCCATCACTCGGTGCTTCCCTGGAGCTGGTGGTGGGGGATAAAGATTGCCCCAG GAGGAATGGGCTCTTTCCATGCCATGATAAACTCCTCTGTGCATGTTGTCATGTACCTCTACTATGGGTTATCTGCCCTCGGCCCTGTGGCTCAGCCCTACCTGTGGTGGAAAAAGCACATGACAGCCATCCAACTG ATCCAGTTTGTGCTGGTCTCACTGCACATCTCCCAGTACTACTTCATGCCTAGCTGTAACTACCAGTACCCAGTCATTATCCACCTCATCTGGATGTATGGTACCATCTTCTTCGTGCTCTTCTCCAATTTCTGGTATCAGTCTTACACCAAAGGCAAGCGGCTGCCTCGTGTACTTCAGCAAAACGGAGCTCCAGGTATTGCCAAGGTCAAGGCCAACTGA